The following is a genomic window from Hymenobacter sp. APR13.
GTTGGCGGTCTTGAACAGGTCGGCGCGCTCCTTGGTGGTGCGGCGCTTGTAGTTCTCAAACTCGGCGGCCAGGCGCAGGTACTTGTCTTTCAGGTCGGCCAGCTCGGCTTCAGTTTTCGAGCCGGGCGCGGCAGCTTCAGTGCCTTCTACCTCCCCTGCTTCGGGGGCATTGGGCTCCTGGGTGAGCTCGCCGGCGGTGTGGTCGAATTGGGTATCGTCGGGTTGGGGGTTGGTATCGTCAGCCATCTTCGCTTTAAATCGTCGGAATGGGTTGAATCGGGAGGACATAGGCTGGGAGCGGGTCGCAAGGAGTTTGCCAAAGCCCGCGCGGCTGTCATTGTGGCACAGAAACCCGCCTGCCCAGGCAGTTGGTTCAGTCACTTCCGGTTAGTGCGGGCAAGAACTGGCAGCCTGGGCGTGGCCGCTGCTCCTGCCGGTCCGACGCCAGAGGCGTCCGACCGGTCGCCGTCAGGGCCTGCCGCGCAAGCCACCTGAACAACGACCTCACAACTTCAGCACGCGGCAGCCGGTCAGACGGCTACCGCCGTCGGACCGGCCGGCGCTACTCTTGCTCCTGCTCTGCCTCGGGCGCTTCGGCAGCATCCTCTTCCTCCTGCTGGCTCTGGCGCGGCGCCACGGCCGCAGCGGCGCGGTTTTGCTGCAGCGCCTCCCAGATCAGGTCTTTCAGCTGCTGAATGTTCTTGTTGGCCAAGCTGGAAATGAACACCGTCGGCAGGTCGGTGGGCAGCGTAGCCCGGATTTCCGCCTCCAGCTCCTCGTCCAGCATGTCGGACTTGGTGATGGCCAGCAGGCGCTGCTTTTCCAGCAGCTCAGGGTTGAACTGCTCCAACTCGCTGAGCAGCACCTCGTACTCGGCGTTGATGTCCGGCGAGTCGCAGCTAATCATGAACAGCAGGATGGAGTTGCGCTCGATGTGGCGCAGGAAGCGCGTGCCCAGGCCTTTGCCCTCGGCCGCGCCCTCAATGATGCCCGGAATATCGGCCATCACAAACGACTTGTAGTCGCGGTAGGCCACCACACCCAGGTTGGGCGTGAGGGTGGTGAAGGCGTAGTCGGCAATCTTGGGCTTGGCCGCCGACACCACCGACAGCAGCGTGCTTTTGCCGGCGTTCGGGAAGCCCACCAGGCCCACGTCGGCCAGCAGCTTCAGCTCCAGAATCACCCACTCATCAATGCCGGGCTCACCGGGCTGGGCGTAGGCCGGGGCCTGGTTGGTGGCCGACTTGAAGTGGTCGTTGCCCCAGCCGCCGCGGCCGCCGGGCGTCAGAATCAGGCGCTGGCCGTCCTCGGTGATTTCCAGCTTCTTCTCGCCGGTTTCGGCGTCGCGGGCCACGGTGCCGAGCGGCACCTGAATGATGATGTCTTCGCCCTGGGCGCCGCTGCGCAGGTTTTCGCCCCCGCCTTCGCCGGGCTTGGCAATCAGGTGCTTGCGGTACTGCAGGTGCAGCAGCGTCCAGAGCTGGGAGCTGCCTTCCAGGATGATGTGGCCGCCGCGGCCGCCGTCGCCACCATCGGGGCCGCCGTTGGGCAGGCCTTTGGCGCGGAAAAAGTGGTGCGAACCCGCCCCGCCTTTACCCGAGCGACAGTTGATTTTGACGTAGTCGATGAAATTATTGGAAGCCACTTTTCAATTAAAAATTGAGAATTAAAAATTAAGAATTTACGCTATTCCTAATTTTTGATTCCAGGATGTCTGTAAAACAGCTGTCATCCTGCCCATTCCGCCGCAGGGGCGAAATACACAGGATGACAGATGGTTCTGCCACTACCCCAAGCGGGTAGCAGGCGCAAAGTTACGCTTTTACTTCGTCGGTAGCCTGATGGCTGCTTTCGGGGGCGGCGGGCTGGTGCTTCTCGATGATGCCGCAAATCTGCCCGAAGATGTCTTCGATGGCGCCGATACCGTTGAGGGCATGGAATTTCTGCTGCGCGGCGTAGTAGCCGGCTACCTGGGCGGTTTCGGTGTTGTACACCGTCACGCGCTTGCGGATTTTGGTTTCGTCCTGGTCGTCGGGGCGGCCGGAGGTTTTACCCCGCTCCAGCAGGCGCGTTACCAGCTCTTCCTCGGCCACTTCCAGGGCCACCATGCACGACACCTTGGTTTCGTGCTCGGCCAGCAGGCGGTCGAGGCTTTCGGCCTGTGGCACAGTGCGCGGGAAGCCGTCGAAGATGAAGCCAGCGGCCTGCTTGTTGGTTTGCAGGGCGCTGTCGATCATGCCGATTACCACTTCGTCGGGCACGAGCAGGCCTTCATCCATGAGTTTTTTGGCACGCAGGCCGAGTTCAGTGCCCTGGGAAATCTGGGCACGGAGCAAATCGCCGGTGGAGAGGTGCACCAGATTATAGCGGGCAATCAGCTTCTGGCTTTGCGTTCCTTTACCGGCGCCGGGCGGGCCGAAGAGCACGAGATTCAGCATGAGTTGGGGAGCGAAGTGTTACGCGGAGGAAAGGAAAAGTGGGCGTGTTTCTGAAATATAAGCAACGAATAGGAAAGCCTCTACGGGCGCCAGCGAATTTTAGCTGCGTCCGGGAGCCAATTCAGCTGCCTACGGCCTTGTACACGTCCGGATAATTGCGGCCCAGTCCGTCGAAATCCAGACCGTAGCCGACAATGAAATCATTGGGGATGCTCAGGCCCACGTAGCGGATGGGCAGCTCGTGCTGCAGGCACTCGGGCTTGAGAAACAGGGTGGCCACTTCCAGCGAGGCGGGCTCGCGGGCGCCCAGCGTATCGAGCAGGCGGCGCATGGTGTGGCCCGTATCCACGATGTCCTCGACGATGATGACGTGGCGGCCCCGGATGTCTTCGGTCAAACCCAGCACTTCCTGCACGGTGCCGGTGCTGCTGGTGCCCTGGTACGAGGCCACGCGGATAAAGGAAATCTCGCACGGAACGGCCAGCGCCTTCATCAGGTCGGAGGCGAACATAAACGAGCCGTTGAGCACCGCTACCAGCAGCGGCGTCTTGCCGGCGTAGTCGTGGTTGAGCTGGGTGGCCAGCTGCTGAATGCTGGCGGCCAGCTGCCGGGCCGGCAGGTAGGGCTCGAACTGTTTGTCGTGCAGCGAAATATGGTCCGGATTCATCCGTTTGGGGTTGGGCCGTGGGTGAGCGGGCAGGCAAATGTAGTAGAAAAAAGCCGCCCTCCCGGTGAAGGAAGGCGGCTTGAGGGTGAGGTTTGTTCGGGGTTTGTGGTTCGCTTTTCGTTGTTCGTGTCCGGATTCTTTCACCGCCAACCCAACGAAAAACCAACCACGAACTACTAAAAACGCTCCTACAACTGCTTGCGCAACAGCACGAAAACGGCTTCCGCAGCATGGTCGGTAACGTCGGCAAAGCGCACCTTGGGCCGCACGTCCACTTCGGTACGCGGCACCAGGTGGGCCGGCGCCACGCCCCGGTTTGGGGCGGCAATGTGCGGGGCAATTACCAGGCTCACGATGCTCATCAGCTTGATCAGGATGTTCATGCTGGGGCCGGAGGTGTCTTTGAACGGGTCGCCGACGGTGTCGCCGGTGACGGAGGCTTTGTGGGCGTCGGAGCCTTTGTACTCCATCTTGCCGTCAATCATCACGCCTTTCTCGAAGCTCTTCTTGGCGTTGTCCCAGGCGCCGCCGGCGTTGCTCTGGAACATAGCCATCAGCACGCCACTCACCGTGACGCCGGCCAGCGTGCCACCCAGTACCTCGGGCCCGAAGGTGAAGCCCACAATGATGGGCACCACCAGCGCAATCGCGCCCGGCAGCATCATTTCGCGAATGGCAGCCTGGGTGCTGATGGCGACGCACTTCTCGTACTCGGGCCGGCCAGTGCCCTCCATAATGCCCGGAATCTCGCGGAACTGCCGGCGCACTTCCTGCACCATAGCCATAGCCGCGCGCCCCACCGCCGAAATAGCCAGGGCCGAGAAGATGAACGGAATCATGGCGCCCACAAACAGGCCAGCCAGCACCCGGGCGTTGCTGATGTCGATGCTGGTGATGTTGGCCGTGCCCATGAAGGCCGCAAACAGCGCCAGCGAGGTGAGGGCCGCCGAAGCAATGGCAAAGCCCTTGCCGGTGGCCGCCGTGGTGTTGCCCACGGCATCCAGAATATCGGTCCGCTCGCGCACTTCCTTGGGCAGCTCGCTCATTTCGGCAATGCCGCCGGCGTTGTCGGCAATGGGGCCGAAGGCGTCGATGGCCAGCTGCATAGCGGTGGTGGCCATCATGCCGGCGGCCGCAATGGCCACGCCGTAGAGGCCGGCGCACTCGTAGCTGAGCACGATGCCCGCCGCCAGCACGATAATCGGGAGTACCGTGGACTCCATGCCCACGGCCAGCCCGCCGATGACGGTGGTAGCGTGGCCCGTGGAGCTTTGGCGCACAATGCTCAGCACCGGCCGCTTGCCCATGGCTGTGTAGTACTCGGTGATAATGCTCATCAGCGTGCCTACAATCAACCCCACTACCACGGCATAAAACACCTGCATGGCGCTGAACGTGACGCCGCGAATCACAAGGGATTCAGCAGGCAGCATCCAGCGGATAATGAAGTAGGAGGCAATGCCCGACACGACGACCGACACATAGTTGCCCAGGTTAAGGGCGGCCTGCACGTTGCCGCCCTCCTTCACCCGCACGCACAGGATGCCAATGAGGGAGGCAATGATGCCCATGCCGGCAATCACCATCGGAAGCAGAATCGGGGAAAGGCCCTGAAAC
Proteins encoded in this region:
- the obgE gene encoding GTPase ObgE is translated as MASNNFIDYVKINCRSGKGGAGSHHFFRAKGLPNGGPDGGDGGRGGHIILEGSSQLWTLLHLQYRKHLIAKPGEGGGENLRSGAQGEDIIIQVPLGTVARDAETGEKKLEITEDGQRLILTPGGRGGWGNDHFKSATNQAPAYAQPGEPGIDEWVILELKLLADVGLVGFPNAGKSTLLSVVSAAKPKIADYAFTTLTPNLGVVAYRDYKSFVMADIPGIIEGAAEGKGLGTRFLRHIERNSILLFMISCDSPDINAEYEVLLSELEQFNPELLEKQRLLAITKSDMLDEELEAEIRATLPTDLPTVFISSLANKNIQQLKDLIWEALQQNRAAAAVAPRQSQQEEEDAAEAPEAEQEQE
- a CDS encoding adenylate kinase, producing MLNLVLFGPPGAGKGTQSQKLIARYNLVHLSTGDLLRAQISQGTELGLRAKKLMDEGLLVPDEVVIGMIDSALQTNKQAAGFIFDGFPRTVPQAESLDRLLAEHETKVSCMVALEVAEEELVTRLLERGKTSGRPDDQDETKIRKRVTVYNTETAQVAGYYAAQQKFHALNGIGAIEDIFGQICGIIEKHQPAAPESSHQATDEVKA
- the hpt gene encoding hypoxanthine phosphoribosyltransferase, translating into MNPDHISLHDKQFEPYLPARQLAASIQQLATQLNHDYAGKTPLLVAVLNGSFMFASDLMKALAVPCEISFIRVASYQGTSSTGTVQEVLGLTEDIRGRHVIIVEDIVDTGHTMRRLLDTLGAREPASLEVATLFLKPECLQHELPIRYVGLSIPNDFIVGYGLDFDGLGRNYPDVYKAVGS
- a CDS encoding sodium-translocating pyrophosphatase produces the protein MMTVLYAVPALGVLALLYTWGRSGWVSRQDAGDERMRTIAGYIADGAIAFLKAEYRVMAIFGLIASAFLFYLGSTGEKSSPVIVIAFLIGAVFSALAGFIGMKIATKANVRTAQAARTSLSQALNVSFSGGSVMGMGVAGLAVLGLGSLFIVFYQLFVVSKGGSANGIEMETALEVLTGFSLGAESIALFARVGGGIYTKAADVGADLVGKVEAGIPEDDPRNPATIADNVGDNVGDVAGMGADLFGSYVATILATMVLGREVVATGDQFQGLSPILLPMVIAGMGIIASLIGILCVRVKEGGNVQAALNLGNYVSVVVSGIASYFIIRWMLPAESLVIRGVTFSAMQVFYAVVVGLIVGTLMSIITEYYTAMGKRPVLSIVRQSSTGHATTVIGGLAVGMESTVLPIIVLAAGIVLSYECAGLYGVAIAAAGMMATTAMQLAIDAFGPIADNAGGIAEMSELPKEVRERTDILDAVGNTTAATGKGFAIASAALTSLALFAAFMGTANITSIDISNARVLAGLFVGAMIPFIFSALAISAVGRAAMAMVQEVRRQFREIPGIMEGTGRPEYEKCVAISTQAAIREMMLPGAIALVVPIIVGFTFGPEVLGGTLAGVTVSGVLMAMFQSNAGGAWDNAKKSFEKGVMIDGKMEYKGSDAHKASVTGDTVGDPFKDTSGPSMNILIKLMSIVSLVIAPHIAAPNRGVAPAHLVPRTEVDVRPKVRFADVTDHAAEAVFVLLRKQL